Proteins co-encoded in one Desulfitobacterium hafniense DCB-2 genomic window:
- a CDS encoding 4Fe-4S dicluster domain-containing protein, whose product MAKGVLVDIPKCIGCEGCSVACKLWNELEWDQQEKNKTALDRAVEPNHGLWPEEWTSINRYNLQKDGTDLRRYVKTQCFHCEEPACASACFSKAIQKLPEGPVIYDQSLCVGCRYCMMACPFDMLRYEWKKAVPGIRKCQMCPTRVANNMEPACSSVCPTGALTFGERDELLAEAKKRIQEKGYIDKIFGEKEAGGTSWLYISDTPLEEMRFRTDVTTEPLPSYTEGYMKATPIIGVSWAAVLAGLFFINNKNKEPLD is encoded by the coding sequence ATGGCAAAGGGAGTCCTTGTCGATATACCCAAATGTATTGGTTGTGAAGGGTGTTCAGTAGCTTGTAAATTATGGAATGAACTTGAATGGGATCAACAGGAAAAAAACAAAACAGCCTTAGATCGGGCGGTGGAGCCTAACCATGGTCTCTGGCCTGAAGAATGGACATCCATCAACCGGTATAACCTGCAGAAGGACGGCACCGACCTGCGCAGATATGTCAAAACCCAGTGTTTTCACTGTGAAGAGCCCGCCTGTGCTTCAGCATGTTTCTCCAAGGCCATTCAGAAGCTTCCCGAAGGACCGGTCATCTATGATCAGAGCCTGTGTGTCGGCTGCCGCTACTGCATGATGGCCTGCCCTTTTGATATGCTGAGATATGAATGGAAAAAAGCCGTTCCCGGCATCAGGAAATGCCAGATGTGCCCGACCAGAGTGGCCAATAATATGGAACCGGCCTGTTCCTCAGTCTGCCCCACAGGAGCCTTGACCTTCGGGGAGAGGGATGAATTGCTGGCAGAAGCCAAAAAGAGAATCCAGGAAAAGGGTTATATAGACAAAATCTTTGGGGAGAAGGAAGCAGGGGGAACCTCCTGGCTTTATATTTCCGACACCCCCCTGGAAGAGATGAGATTCAGAACAGATGTCACCACCGAGCCCCTGCCCTCTTATACCGAAGGATATATGAAAGCCACACCGATTATCGGGGTCAGCTGGGCGGCTGTTTTAGCCGGATTGTTTTTCATTAATAACAAAAACAAAGAACCGCTGGATTGA
- a CDS encoding [FeFe] hydrogenase, group A codes for MESKAGKGSNLSRRSFLKFAGGAGIAGASLSLTGCGQPLTPASAVGGEGWMPTQYNEPGGWPTNVRGRVPIDPENPALRRDDQKCILCGQCIEVCKTIQSVYGNYELPLKNEIPCINCGQCIHWCPSGAISEREDIDQVAKALADPKITVVVQTAPATRIGLGEEFGLPVGTNVQGKQVAALRKLGFDVIFDTNFAADLTIMEEGTELVKRITGELHHPLPQFTSCCPGWVKFVEYYYPELLPNLSSAKSPQQMAGALVKTYFAEKNHVEPQKIFSVAIMPCTAKKFECQRPEMISAQTYWQDEQVSPDVDVVLTTRELARMIKRAGIDLPSLPDEEYDQLMGVATGAGAIFGTTGGVMEAAVRSAYYLVTGEQPPAALWQLTPVRGMEGVKEAAVSIPGAGEIRIAVISGLDNARAIMEQVKAGNSPWTFIEVMACPGGCQYGGGQPRSSAPPSDGVRNTRAASLYKIDAQAKLRNSHDNPQIKQVYAEFLTSPLSEKAEELLHTHYISRAEEFDAKKPQSHEYEV; via the coding sequence ATGGAAAGTAAGGCAGGAAAGGGAAGCAATCTGTCCAGACGCTCCTTCCTTAAATTTGCCGGGGGGGCAGGTATCGCCGGTGCCTCCCTGAGCTTAACAGGTTGCGGCCAACCCCTCACCCCGGCCAGTGCGGTGGGCGGTGAGGGCTGGATGCCGACCCAATACAATGAACCGGGGGGCTGGCCCACCAATGTGCGCGGCCGTGTACCCATTGATCCGGAAAACCCTGCCCTGAGGAGAGATGACCAAAAGTGCATTCTCTGCGGGCAATGCATCGAAGTATGTAAAACCATCCAATCCGTGTATGGGAACTACGAACTGCCCCTTAAAAACGAAATTCCCTGCATCAATTGCGGGCAGTGTATCCACTGGTGCCCCTCCGGAGCAATCTCCGAGCGGGAGGATATTGATCAAGTAGCCAAGGCTCTCGCCGATCCCAAGATCACTGTGGTGGTGCAGACTGCGCCGGCCACTCGTATTGGCTTGGGGGAAGAATTCGGGCTGCCTGTGGGAACCAATGTCCAGGGCAAACAAGTCGCCGCTTTGCGAAAATTAGGCTTTGACGTGATTTTTGATACGAACTTCGCGGCGGATCTGACCATTATGGAAGAAGGCACAGAACTGGTTAAGCGTATTACAGGAGAATTGCACCATCCTCTTCCCCAGTTCACCTCCTGCTGCCCGGGGTGGGTCAAATTTGTCGAGTATTATTACCCTGAACTCCTTCCCAATTTATCATCAGCCAAGTCTCCCCAGCAGATGGCCGGAGCTTTGGTTAAGACTTATTTTGCGGAAAAGAACCATGTCGAGCCCCAGAAGATCTTCTCGGTGGCCATCATGCCTTGCACAGCCAAGAAATTTGAATGTCAGCGCCCGGAAATGATTTCCGCTCAAACCTATTGGCAGGATGAGCAGGTTTCCCCTGATGTGGATGTGGTCCTTACCACCAGAGAGCTGGCCCGCATGATCAAGAGAGCGGGGATCGATCTGCCCTCTCTTCCCGATGAAGAGTATGATCAGCTGATGGGTGTGGCAACCGGAGCCGGGGCGATCTTCGGGACCACCGGCGGCGTTATGGAAGCGGCCGTCCGCTCCGCCTACTATCTGGTCACAGGAGAACAGCCCCCTGCCGCGCTTTGGCAACTAACTCCGGTACGGGGCATGGAAGGGGTCAAAGAAGCGGCAGTTTCTATTCCCGGTGCCGGTGAGATCAGGATTGCAGTCATTTCCGGCCTGGATAATGCCAGAGCCATCATGGAACAAGTGAAAGCAGGGAACTCTCCCTGGACCTTCATCGAAGTCATGGCCTGCCCCGGCGGCTGCCAATACGGCGGCGGACAGCCCCGGTCATCGGCTCCTCCTTCAGACGGGGTGCGCAACACCCGGGCCGCATCCTTATATAAGATCGATGCCCAGGCAAAGCTGCGCAACAGTCATGATAATCCGCAGATTAAGCAAGTCTATGCCGAGTTCTTAACTTCGCCCTTGAGTGAGAAAGCAGAAGAACTATTGCATACCCATTATATTTCCAGGGCTGAAGAGTTTGACGCTAAGAAACCCCAAAGCCATGAGTATGAAGTTTAG
- the nrfD gene encoding NrfD/PsrC family molybdoenzyme membrane anchor subunit: MEVITTFKNKAGEKSTRWTFRMTPMRWVFMAIAAAAIAVIIVRFIAGLGATTNLNDQWPWGLWISFDVLLGVALAGGGYGTALIVYVLRRDKFYPIARSAMVTSLLGYIVVVLGLLIEVGQWFFFWRPYVSWGHASVLFEVFWCISCYTLIQVLEFSEVATEKVFKGAHKYLKKAMPVLLIIGITLPTLHQSSLGQLFYIMVGKVNVLWWSPLLPLFFLLSSFFVGAGMIIIESSLAGKALNHQVDTSVLQGLVRISGGAMILYVILKIADMSVRGTFAHVLAFDLPSIMFLAELILGCILPIIIAFSSLSGTRKGLIGFGILTVAGVVMNRFDVLFTGMGSYLNQHGGHYFPAWTEVIVSLGLVSIACLAYLFIAENFNILGHHESEAVAAKGAKTGAAKRRAVPPSHIERQAGK, translated from the coding sequence ATGGAAGTGATTACTACATTTAAAAATAAGGCCGGGGAGAAAAGTACCCGGTGGACATTTAGAATGACCCCCATGCGATGGGTGTTTATGGCCATCGCCGCCGCGGCGATAGCAGTCATCATCGTGAGGTTCATCGCGGGACTGGGGGCCACCACCAACCTCAACGACCAGTGGCCATGGGGATTATGGATTTCTTTTGATGTTCTGTTAGGGGTGGCCCTGGCCGGAGGCGGCTACGGAACCGCTCTCATCGTCTATGTGCTGCGCCGGGATAAATTTTACCCCATCGCCAGAAGCGCCATGGTGACCTCATTGTTAGGTTATATCGTTGTCGTCCTGGGGCTATTGATTGAAGTAGGGCAATGGTTCTTCTTCTGGAGACCTTATGTCTCCTGGGGTCATGCCAGCGTCTTGTTTGAAGTCTTCTGGTGCATCTCCTGCTATACCCTGATTCAGGTCCTGGAGTTCAGTGAAGTAGCCACCGAGAAAGTGTTCAAAGGGGCCCATAAATACCTGAAAAAAGCCATGCCCGTGCTGCTGATCATCGGCATTACCCTGCCCACACTGCACCAATCCTCACTGGGCCAACTCTTTTATATCATGGTGGGCAAAGTAAATGTTCTTTGGTGGTCGCCCCTTTTGCCGCTGTTCTTCCTGTTATCCTCATTTTTCGTGGGAGCAGGCATGATCATTATCGAAAGCAGTCTGGCCGGGAAGGCCCTCAATCATCAGGTGGATACCTCCGTCCTGCAGGGGTTGGTCAGAATATCCGGCGGGGCCATGATCTTATATGTGATCTTAAAGATTGCCGATATGTCGGTAAGAGGCACCTTTGCCCATGTTTTGGCCTTTGATCTGCCCAGCATCATGTTCCTTGCTGAACTGATTTTAGGCTGCATCCTGCCCATCATTATCGCCTTCAGTTCCCTGTCCGGCACCCGCAAAGGGCTGATTGGATTTGGCATCCTCACTGTGGCCGGGGTAGTCATGAATCGGTTTGATGTCTTGTTCACGGGAATGGGCAGCTATCTGAACCAACACGGCGGTCATTATTTCCCCGCCTGGACAGAGGTTATCGTCAGCCTCGGTTTGGTTTCCATCGCTTGCTTAGCCTATTTGTTCATCGCCGAAAACTTCAATATTCTCGGACATCATGAATCGGAAGCCGTGGCCGCAAAAGGGGCGAAGACCGGCGCTGCGAAGAGAAGAGCGGTTCCGCCCAGTCACATCGAGCGCCAGGCCGGCAAATAA